GCCTTATTTTTTTATGATATTTAAATTTTTAAACATTACAAAATAATTGTTGATTCCATTAGTAATGTAATATTTTATTTGCAACTTATCTAACGTATTTAACGTTTCTTGATGTAGAAATTTTTTATTTCCACCTTCATTTTCACCACTAATTAAAGCAATATCGGGATTTATAAATTTTATGAATTCTATACTTGTGCTTGTTTTGCTTCCATGATGGCCAATTTGTAAGATGTTAACCTTTTTCAAACCAATGATATATAAAAAATCTAATTGATTAAGTAAATAGGTTTCTGTTTGTCTTTCAGCATCTCCCAT
This region of Mesoplasma melaleucae genomic DNA includes:
- a CDS encoding ComEC/Rec2 family competence protein, with product MGDAERQTETYLLNQLDFLYIIGLKKVNILQIGHHGSKTSTSIEFIKFINPDIALISGENEGGNKKFLHQETLNTLDKLQIKYYITNGINNYFVMFKNLNIIKK